A single window of Pectobacterium parmentieri DNA harbors:
- a CDS encoding PAAR-like domain-containing protein: MTKIAHLTFPDVYLTPVPVPYPDIALGPTAIPNALNILFMGMPAHNMATVTNSTNTIGMRIVPSQFKVLMLAP; this comes from the coding sequence ATAACGAAGATAGCCCACCTAACTTTCCCTGATGTTTACCTGACGCCTGTGCCGGTTCCCTATCCGGATATCGCACTGGGACCAACCGCTATCCCAAATGCACTCAACATTCTGTTTATGGGCATGCCTGCACATAACATGGCGACGGTAACAAACTCAACCAACACTATTGGCATGCGCATCGTTCCAAGCCAGTTCAAAGTACTAATGCTGGCACCTTAA